A portion of the Luteolibacter yonseiensis genome contains these proteins:
- a CDS encoding helix-turn-helix domain-containing protein: MKRILKIDDWFHPDGFPISVERREPQEHFEPHAHEFAELVIVTGGKCLHVTGQESWELTAGDVFVIAGKREHEYRDLEDLRLVNILYQPNQLKMGLLDLPSVAGYHALFTLEPSRNIRQPTKGRLHLTGKELAQVIELADRLDAELKAREPGFGFMATASFMQIIGLLSRCYGRSPSPDGRAVLRIGEAMSHLERNIHREVDLEELATIANMSQRSFLRVFQSATGTSPLAWVIGQRITRACNLLRHTDRRVTEIAFDVGFNDSNYFTRQFRKTTGMSPRDYRMRQGSA; encoded by the coding sequence GTGAAACGCATCCTGAAAATCGACGACTGGTTCCACCCCGATGGATTTCCCATCAGCGTCGAGCGGCGTGAACCGCAGGAACACTTCGAGCCGCACGCCCATGAGTTCGCCGAGCTGGTCATCGTCACCGGCGGCAAGTGCCTGCATGTCACCGGGCAGGAATCATGGGAACTCACCGCCGGCGACGTCTTCGTCATCGCGGGCAAGCGCGAGCATGAGTACCGCGATCTCGAAGACCTCCGGCTGGTGAACATCCTCTATCAGCCCAACCAGCTGAAGATGGGGTTGTTGGATCTTCCTTCCGTCGCCGGGTATCACGCGCTTTTCACGCTGGAGCCTTCCCGGAACATCAGACAACCCACCAAGGGCCGCCTCCATCTGACGGGCAAGGAACTCGCACAGGTCATCGAACTGGCGGACCGCCTCGATGCGGAACTGAAGGCCCGCGAACCGGGATTCGGTTTCATGGCCACCGCATCGTTCATGCAGATCATCGGCCTGCTCTCACGCTGCTACGGCCGCAGTCCGTCGCCGGACGGCCGCGCCGTCCTGCGCATCGGCGAGGCGATGTCCCATTTGGAACGGAACATTCACCGCGAGGTGGATCTGGAGGAATTGGCCACCATCGCGAACATGTCGCAGCGGAGTTTCCTCAGGGTTTTCCAATCCGCCACCGGCACCTCGCCGCTCGCATGGGTCATCGGGCAGCGCATCACCCGCGCCTGCAACCTCCTGCGCCACACCGACCGCAGGGTGACGGAGATCGCCTTCGACGTCGGGTTCAACGACAGCAACTATTTCACCCGGCAGTTCCGGAAAACCACCGGCATGTCGCCACGGGACTACCGGATGCGGCAGGGGTCGGCGTGA
- a CDS encoding L-rhamnose isomerase, with product MAKSSKSVAQSYQLARERYAGTGVDTEAAMARLATVPISLHCWQGDDVGGFENTGEGLSGGIAVTGNYPGKARTPDELRADLEKALSLIPGRHRLNLHAFYGEFGGKKVDRNEIRPEHFANWIDWAKSHGMGMDFNPTCFAHPKAADGFTLSHPKKAVRDFWVEHCIASREIGAVMGKALGSPTVTNVWIPDGYKDTPVDRLAPRRRLSDSLDRVFAKKLNPKHHLDAVECKLFGIGSESYVVGSHEFYMGYAMKNQKLLCLDAGHFHPTEGIADKLGTVLMYVPEILLHVSRGVRWDSDHVVTLDDALQSIAAELVRNKLLARTHIGLDFFDASINRIAAWTIGTRNTLKALLMALLEPAALHAAEKAGDHTSRLALLEESKSLPWGPVWDAYCERQDVPVGTAWLDEVKSYENTVLAKRA from the coding sequence ATGGCAAAATCCTCCAAGTCAGTCGCCCAGTCTTATCAACTCGCCCGAGAGCGGTACGCCGGAACCGGCGTGGATACCGAGGCCGCCATGGCCAGGCTCGCGACCGTGCCCATTTCCCTCCACTGCTGGCAGGGCGATGATGTCGGCGGATTTGAAAACACGGGCGAAGGACTCAGCGGCGGAATCGCGGTGACGGGGAATTATCCCGGCAAGGCTCGCACGCCGGACGAGCTTCGCGCGGATCTGGAAAAGGCGCTTTCACTGATTCCGGGCAGGCACCGGCTGAACCTCCATGCGTTCTACGGCGAGTTCGGCGGAAAAAAGGTGGACCGCAACGAGATCCGCCCGGAGCATTTCGCCAACTGGATCGACTGGGCGAAATCCCACGGCATGGGAATGGATTTCAACCCGACCTGTTTCGCGCATCCGAAGGCGGCGGACGGTTTCACCCTGTCCCACCCGAAGAAGGCGGTCCGCGACTTCTGGGTGGAGCACTGCATCGCATCGCGGGAGATCGGCGCGGTGATGGGCAAGGCGCTCGGTTCGCCGACCGTGACGAATGTCTGGATCCCGGACGGCTACAAGGACACTCCGGTGGACCGTCTCGCACCCCGCCGGCGCCTGTCGGATTCGCTCGACCGCGTTTTCGCGAAGAAGCTCAATCCGAAGCACCATCTCGACGCGGTGGAGTGCAAGTTGTTCGGCATCGGCAGCGAGAGTTATGTCGTCGGCTCCCATGAGTTCTATATGGGGTATGCGATGAAGAACCAGAAGCTGCTCTGCCTCGACGCGGGCCATTTCCACCCGACGGAAGGCATCGCCGACAAGCTCGGCACGGTGCTGATGTATGTGCCGGAGATCCTGCTGCATGTCAGCCGTGGCGTGCGTTGGGACAGCGATCATGTCGTGACGCTGGACGACGCGCTGCAATCAATCGCCGCGGAGCTGGTGAGAAACAAGCTGCTGGCCCGCACGCACATCGGGCTGGATTTCTTCGACGCCAGCATCAACCGCATCGCCGCGTGGACCATCGGCACTCGGAACACCTTGAAGGCCCTGCTCATGGCTCTGCTGGAACCCGCCGCCCTGCACGCGGCGGAAAAGGCGGGCGACCACACCTCGCGCCTCGCCTTGTTGGAAGAAAGCAAGAGTCTGCCCTGGGGCCCGGTATGGGATGCGTATTGCGAAAGGCAGGATGTTCCGGTCGGCACCGCGTGGCTGGACGAGGTGAAGTCCTACGAAAATACTGTGTTGGCCAAGAGAGCCTGA
- a CDS encoding sugar ABC transporter ATP-binding protein — MKNLLQLTDIRKSFGAVRALKGVSFELRPGEVHALLGENGAGKSTLIKVITGAHQPDGGTLTVGGEVVAHLTPSKARQLGIACIYQQPALFPDLTVAENIGLRLKKPGTFSRVRWAGQRTQAVELLHRIGAEISPDAEVRSLSMPEQQLVEIACALGSGAEIVIMDEPTASLTQKEQHLLFKVVRDLRASGVGVIYISHRLEEIFALADRVTVLRDGESVGTNQVDTLNESQMIKLMVGREVSSIYPPAESEPAGVVLSLKNLGCAAGGVGGVTLDVRAGEIVGMAGLVGAGRTELARILFGITPADSGEISLNGEKISIRSPREAIAHGIGYVPEDRRRHGVILEMPIAQNMTMAIHPKFFPGTWLRFKAEDLLANDFIRDLGIKAYGPDAPGGSLSGGNQQKVSVARWLATKPKLLILDEPTQGVDVGAKSEIHRIIRGLAKEGLAVLMISSDLPEVLGMSDRVAIMRGGKLVDIIAKENADAQAVMAAALGTNGKDAA, encoded by the coding sequence TTGAAAAATCTTCTCCAACTAACTGACATCCGGAAATCCTTCGGTGCCGTGCGCGCGCTCAAGGGGGTTTCCTTCGAGCTCCGCCCGGGAGAGGTCCACGCCTTGCTGGGCGAGAACGGCGCGGGGAAATCCACCCTCATCAAGGTCATCACCGGCGCGCACCAACCCGACGGGGGCACGCTCACCGTTGGCGGTGAGGTGGTCGCCCATCTCACTCCATCGAAGGCGCGCCAGCTCGGCATCGCCTGCATCTACCAACAACCCGCTCTTTTCCCCGATCTCACGGTCGCGGAGAACATCGGGTTGCGGCTGAAGAAGCCCGGCACGTTCAGCCGCGTCCGCTGGGCCGGGCAGCGTACCCAGGCGGTCGAGCTTCTGCACCGCATCGGCGCGGAAATCTCGCCGGATGCGGAGGTGCGCTCGCTCTCGATGCCGGAGCAACAATTGGTGGAGATCGCCTGCGCGCTCGGTTCCGGAGCGGAGATCGTCATCATGGACGAGCCGACCGCGTCGCTCACGCAGAAGGAGCAGCACCTGTTGTTCAAGGTCGTGCGCGACCTGCGGGCGAGCGGGGTGGGGGTGATCTACATCTCCCACCGCCTGGAGGAGATCTTCGCCCTGGCGGACCGCGTGACCGTCTTGCGGGACGGCGAAAGCGTCGGCACGAACCAGGTGGACACTCTCAACGAATCCCAGATGATCAAGCTGATGGTGGGCCGCGAGGTTTCCTCCATCTATCCGCCTGCGGAAAGCGAACCGGCCGGTGTGGTGCTTTCATTGAAAAACCTCGGCTGCGCGGCGGGCGGGGTCGGCGGGGTGACGCTCGATGTGAGGGCGGGCGAGATCGTCGGCATGGCAGGCCTCGTTGGCGCGGGGCGGACGGAACTCGCACGGATCCTCTTCGGCATCACTCCCGCGGACTCCGGCGAGATTTCGCTGAATGGTGAAAAGATCTCGATCCGCAGTCCGCGCGAGGCCATCGCCCATGGCATCGGCTATGTGCCGGAGGACCGCCGCAGGCACGGGGTGATTCTGGAAATGCCCATCGCCCAGAACATGACGATGGCGATCCACCCGAAATTTTTTCCCGGCACGTGGCTCCGTTTCAAGGCGGAGGACCTGCTGGCCAATGACTTCATCCGCGACCTCGGCATCAAGGCCTATGGTCCCGACGCGCCGGGCGGCAGCCTCAGCGGTGGAAACCAGCAGAAGGTCAGCGTCGCCCGCTGGCTGGCGACGAAGCCGAAGCTGCTCATCCTCGATGAACCCACCCAAGGAGTGGATGTTGGTGCGAAGAGCGAGATCCACAGGATCATCCGCGGCCTGGCGAAGGAGGGCCTGGCGGTGCTGATGATTTCCAGCGACCTGCCCGAGGTCCTGGGAATGAGCGACCGCGTCGCCATCATGCGTGGCGGAAAACTGGTGGACATCATCGCGAAGGAGAACGCGGACGCCCAGGCCGTCATGGCCGCCGCGCTCGGAACGAATGGAAAGGACGCCGCCTGA
- a CDS encoding ABC transporter permease, with product MSKYFRELTVACALLLLILLLAVLAPHFFQGQPFVSRLTSQMPALVAAIGIALVIISRQIDISIGSQFSMCAIVAGMTAASGLPLGAAIAAAIGAGAFMGAVNGVLVAYLGLPSIVVTLATMVTWQEALRLWQQGQLLTLPAGIQWFGVSQSAGQTIVISLTAALLIVAAWSMKNLSAGRFIHATGTDAEAARLAGIDPKRTTFGVFVLMGALAGLAAVLNMVQSPQVQPNCGDGLELKAIAAAVVGGVAISGGRGTLWGVLLGMLLLANVNPALTHLHFEPYWEKAIQGLVILLAVVADGIRTRKKSI from the coding sequence ATGAGCAAGTATTTCCGTGAACTCACCGTCGCGTGCGCGCTGCTGCTGCTCATCCTGCTGCTGGCCGTCCTCGCCCCGCACTTTTTCCAAGGCCAGCCGTTCGTCTCGCGGCTCACCTCGCAGATGCCCGCGCTGGTCGCCGCCATCGGCATCGCGCTGGTGATCATTTCCCGGCAGATCGACATCTCCATCGGTTCGCAATTCAGCATGTGCGCCATCGTCGCCGGTATGACCGCGGCGTCCGGACTGCCGCTGGGAGCCGCCATTGCGGCGGCCATCGGGGCCGGAGCGTTCATGGGGGCGGTCAATGGAGTGCTCGTCGCCTACCTCGGCCTGCCGAGCATCGTGGTCACGCTGGCGACGATGGTGACCTGGCAGGAAGCCCTGCGGCTGTGGCAGCAGGGACAACTGCTCACGCTTCCCGCAGGCATCCAGTGGTTCGGTGTCAGCCAGTCGGCGGGCCAGACGATCGTCATCTCCCTGACGGCCGCGCTGCTGATCGTCGCGGCATGGTCGATGAAAAACCTTTCCGCCGGACGGTTCATCCACGCCACGGGCACGGATGCGGAGGCCGCCCGCCTCGCCGGCATCGATCCGAAGCGCACCACCTTCGGGGTCTTCGTGCTGATGGGCGCGCTGGCCGGTCTGGCAGCGGTGCTGAACATGGTCCAGTCCCCCCAGGTGCAGCCGAACTGTGGCGACGGGCTCGAGCTCAAGGCCATCGCCGCCGCGGTTGTCGGCGGCGTCGCGATCAGCGGCGGGCGTGGCACGCTGTGGGGCGTCTTGCTGGGGATGCTGCTGCTGGCGAACGTGAATCCCGCGCTGACCCACCTGCATTTCGAACCCTATTGGGAAAAAGCCATCCAGGGCCTTGTCATCCTGCTCGCCGTGGTGGCGGACGGCATCCGCACCCGGAAGAAATCCATCTAA
- a CDS encoding ABC transporter permease, whose product MSNPRSFSIKSLLARHETVLVLVILFEVILFQALGNNFLVGRNISNVFRHSVEIGLLALAMTPVILTGGIDLSVGSMMGLCAVLFGMMVNSLGLDPWLAGALAIAFGAMGGGLNAVLITRLNLPPLIVTLGTFSLFRGLAEALTKGSESYSGFSPSFLALGNADIAGLPTQIWVFIFVALGIWLLVHRTTVGRSFRAIGYAADGARYAGIPVARNTSIAYMLAGAVAGLAAVILVSRLGEARANAGIGYELLAITAVVLGGVSIFGGSGTVAGTFLGWISLAILNNGLTRISDYRIFDQPVASVARELSGLLTGLLLLTALAIGATTKTLAVRRARKQSLANLKPNPANP is encoded by the coding sequence ATGTCAAACCCAAGGTCGTTCTCCATCAAGTCCCTCCTCGCCCGTCACGAGACGGTGCTGGTGCTGGTGATCCTTTTCGAAGTGATCCTCTTCCAGGCCCTCGGAAACAATTTCCTCGTCGGCAGGAACATCTCCAACGTCTTCCGCCACTCGGTGGAGATCGGTCTGCTCGCGCTGGCGATGACGCCGGTCATCCTCACCGGCGGCATCGATCTTTCCGTCGGCTCGATGATGGGCCTGTGCGCGGTGCTCTTCGGCATGATGGTGAACAGCCTCGGCCTCGATCCGTGGCTCGCCGGTGCCCTGGCCATCGCCTTCGGTGCAATGGGCGGCGGATTGAACGCGGTGCTCATCACCCGGTTGAACCTGCCACCGCTGATCGTCACGCTCGGGACCTTCTCGCTTTTCCGCGGTCTGGCGGAAGCGCTGACGAAAGGCTCGGAATCCTACTCCGGTTTCTCCCCATCCTTCCTTGCCTTGGGAAACGCGGACATCGCGGGACTGCCCACGCAGATCTGGGTGTTCATCTTCGTCGCGCTGGGAATCTGGCTTCTGGTCCACCGCACCACCGTCGGCCGTTCGTTCCGCGCCATCGGCTATGCGGCGGACGGAGCGCGTTACGCGGGCATCCCGGTGGCGAGGAACACCAGCATCGCCTACATGCTGGCCGGGGCGGTCGCGGGACTGGCCGCCGTGATCCTCGTCTCACGCCTGGGCGAGGCCCGGGCGAACGCCGGCATCGGTTACGAGCTGCTGGCCATCACCGCCGTGGTGCTCGGAGGTGTGAGCATATTCGGCGGTTCCGGCACGGTGGCGGGCACTTTCCTCGGCTGGATCTCGCTGGCCATCCTGAACAACGGCCTCACCCGCATTTCCGACTACCGCATCTTCGACCAACCGGTGGCGAGCGTCGCCCGCGAGCTTTCCGGCCTGCTCACCGGCCTGCTGCTGCTCACCGCCCTGGCCATCGGAGCCACCACGAAAACGCTGGCCGTGCGCCGCGCCCGCAAGCAATCTCTCGCCAATCTGAAACCCAATCCAGCCAACCCATGA
- a CDS encoding substrate-binding domain-containing protein, translating to MKRKTFIASLALLAALPFVSCSKSESKGKLTIALLPKSKGNQYFVTCEKGARAAAADLDAELKFDGPINSDPAKQNEIVENWITDGVDVIVASCENKDSISTALKKAQSSGIKVVTFDADAQKDARSFFVNQATPQGIGQQLMDTAASLTGGEGEFAIITGTLTAANLNEWIKYIKEQNAAKYPNMKLVDIKPCDDQKDKAQQEATNLLSAHPNLKAIVAVCSPAVPGAAEAVKQAGKTGAVKVLGLGLPSENRTYVKDGVTQAVILWKVEDLGYLSVMAGAAVAKGELKPGAADFTAGKLGKMTVEGDNIILGKPFVFTKENIDQFDF from the coding sequence ATGAAACGCAAGACCTTCATCGCCTCGCTCGCGCTCCTCGCCGCGCTTCCATTTGTTTCCTGCAGCAAATCCGAGTCCAAGGGCAAGCTCACCATCGCCCTGCTCCCGAAGAGCAAGGGCAACCAATACTTCGTCACCTGTGAGAAGGGCGCCCGCGCCGCCGCCGCGGATCTCGACGCCGAGCTGAAATTCGACGGACCGATCAATTCGGATCCGGCCAAGCAGAACGAGATCGTCGAGAACTGGATCACCGATGGCGTCGATGTCATCGTCGCCTCCTGTGAAAACAAGGACTCCATCTCCACCGCCCTGAAGAAGGCGCAGTCGTCCGGCATCAAGGTCGTCACCTTCGACGCGGACGCGCAGAAGGACGCCCGTTCGTTTTTCGTGAACCAGGCGACGCCGCAGGGCATCGGCCAGCAGCTCATGGACACCGCCGCCTCCCTCACGGGCGGCGAGGGCGAGTTCGCCATCATCACCGGCACCCTGACCGCCGCGAACCTGAACGAGTGGATCAAGTACATCAAGGAGCAGAACGCGGCGAAGTATCCGAACATGAAGCTCGTGGACATCAAGCCGTGCGACGACCAGAAGGACAAGGCGCAGCAGGAAGCCACGAACCTCCTCAGCGCCCACCCGAATCTCAAGGCCATCGTCGCCGTGTGCTCGCCCGCCGTTCCCGGCGCGGCGGAGGCGGTGAAACAGGCTGGAAAAACAGGTGCCGTCAAGGTCCTCGGCCTCGGCCTGCCCAGCGAGAACCGCACCTACGTCAAGGACGGCGTGACCCAGGCGGTCATCCTATGGAAAGTGGAGGACCTCGGCTACCTGTCCGTGATGGCGGGTGCCGCCGTCGCCAAAGGCGAGCTCAAACCCGGCGCGGCCGACTTCACCGCGGGCAAGCTCGGGAAAATGACGGTCGAGGGCGACAACATCATCCTCGGCAAGCCGTTCGTCTTCACCAAGGAAAACATCGACCAGTTCGATTTCTAA
- a CDS encoding alpha-L-rhamnosidase C-terminal domain-containing protein: MKLIPCLAAAAFSAAVLPCRALPAAVAEVAEKSALTSFVVRPKHVVWASGAGVEDPENLLKPHSGQAVLVEPVPPLVVKPGGAVVIDFGVEIVGSVDLFTPQTPGKDMPSVRLRFGESVAETMVDIGERGAQNDHALRDQVVKLPWLGKTTVGPSGFRFLRIDNADPKTDVRLSQVRAVLTLRDVPYVGSFKCSDERLNRIWDTGAYTVHLNMQDYLWDGIKRDRLVWLGDMHPEVSVISSVFGYNEVVPKSLDMTRDVTPVTEWMNGISSYSMWWILIHEEWYLQNGNLDYLKQQQAYLTALLKRLATHVDADGRETLDGMRFLDWPTFENKTAVHEGLQAMMTLTMESGARLAEILGDRETAELCTETAARLRRHQPESSGRKSPAALLSIAGFREPSEVSDAVLKKDGPRDLSTFYGFYVLNALAKSGDIDTGLDFISQYWGGMLDFGATTFWEDFDLDWTKDAGPIDQPVAPGKKDLHGDFGAHCYVGFRHSFCHGWAGGPTAWLSRNVLGVAPVAPGCAKVRITPDLGRLKWAEGTYPTPKGAIHVRHERQADGTIKSVVKLPDGVEEVK, from the coding sequence ATGAAACTCATTCCCTGTCTCGCCGCCGCGGCCTTTTCCGCGGCGGTCCTTCCCTGCCGCGCGCTTCCCGCCGCCGTCGCCGAGGTCGCGGAAAAAAGCGCGCTCACCTCCTTTGTCGTCCGGCCGAAGCATGTGGTGTGGGCATCGGGAGCGGGTGTTGAAGATCCGGAAAACCTGCTCAAGCCGCACAGCGGCCAGGCCGTGCTCGTGGAGCCGGTGCCGCCGCTGGTGGTGAAGCCCGGTGGCGCGGTCGTCATTGATTTCGGAGTGGAGATCGTCGGTTCCGTCGATCTCTTCACACCGCAGACACCCGGCAAGGACATGCCTTCCGTCCGGCTGCGGTTCGGTGAATCCGTCGCGGAAACGATGGTGGACATCGGCGAGCGCGGCGCGCAGAACGACCATGCGCTGCGCGACCAGGTGGTGAAGCTGCCGTGGCTCGGCAAGACGACCGTCGGTCCCAGCGGCTTCCGCTTCCTGCGGATCGACAACGCGGATCCGAAAACGGACGTGCGGCTCAGCCAGGTCCGCGCGGTGCTCACCCTGCGCGACGTCCCCTACGTCGGCTCCTTCAAGTGCTCGGACGAGCGGCTGAACCGGATATGGGATACCGGTGCCTACACCGTCCACCTCAACATGCAGGACTACCTTTGGGATGGCATCAAGCGCGACCGGCTCGTCTGGCTGGGCGACATGCATCCGGAGGTCAGCGTCATCAGCAGCGTCTTCGGCTACAACGAGGTCGTCCCGAAGAGCCTGGACATGACCCGGGATGTCACCCCCGTCACCGAATGGATGAACGGCATCAGCTCCTATTCCATGTGGTGGATCCTGATCCACGAGGAGTGGTACCTCCAGAACGGGAATCTCGATTATCTCAAGCAGCAGCAGGCCTACCTGACCGCATTGCTCAAGCGTCTCGCCACCCATGTGGATGCGGATGGCAGGGAGACCCTGGACGGCATGCGTTTCCTCGACTGGCCGACGTTTGAAAACAAGACCGCCGTGCACGAGGGCCTCCAGGCGATGATGACGCTCACCATGGAAAGCGGCGCGCGATTGGCGGAAATCCTCGGCGACCGGGAAACCGCGGAGCTCTGCACGGAGACGGCCGCGCGGCTTCGCAGGCACCAGCCCGAGTCCAGCGGCCGCAAGTCACCCGCGGCGCTTCTCTCCATCGCGGGATTCCGTGAACCGTCGGAGGTTTCCGATGCTGTCTTGAAAAAAGACGGGCCGCGGGACCTGAGCACGTTCTACGGATTCTATGTTCTCAACGCCCTTGCGAAATCGGGTGACATCGACACCGGCCTCGACTTCATCAGCCAATACTGGGGCGGCATGCTTGACTTCGGCGCGACCACCTTTTGGGAAGACTTCGATCTCGACTGGACGAAGGACGCGGGACCGATCGACCAACCGGTCGCGCCGGGTAAAAAAGACCTGCACGGGGATTTCGGCGCGCATTGTTACGTCGGCTTCCGCCACAGTTTCTGCCACGGCTGGGCGGGCGGGCCGACGGCATGGTTGAGCAGGAACGTGCTGGGTGTCGCACCCGTGGCTCCCGGCTGTGCCAAGGTGAGGATCACGCCGGATCTCGGCCGTCTCAAGTGGGCGGAGGGGACCTACCCGACTCCGAAAGGCGCGATCCATGTGCGCCACGAACGCCAGGCGGACGGAACCATCAAGTCCGTGGTGAAACTGCCCGATGGGGTGGAGGAAGTGAAGTGA
- a CDS encoding nucleoside monophosphate kinase, giving the protein MKPSQTAQSPSNPDLEIKDAQLIFNRVWKELDEEIGRENLRFPKELILLGGAPGSGKGTNTAFICEVRGISSPPIVISQLLDSPDARKIKANGGMVGDEEVLRLLLRELLKPEFRDSAVLDGFPRTTVQVECLKMFYDQMISLRREFSNTGQAHFFRQPTFHIILLFVDESESIARQLKRGREAQAHNAEVRQSGVGELEEERATDFDPALARNRYRTFKEKTYGALVSLKQIFHYHFINAQAPIEIVQRNIINELEYQSSLELDPRTFDTMRHIPLADEIVLNARQELVNRLDGYQVEHPELMQAVVDFIQGKMMPVIKRYAISGRTMINTEEPLFTDPVAIAILIDIFSERGFRASVDIHIQDIPERFDLETGLIETRSKRVYRILVLFNGSKIRRG; this is encoded by the coding sequence GTGAAACCAAGCCAGACCGCCCAATCTCCCTCCAATCCCGATCTCGAGATCAAGGACGCGCAGTTGATTTTCAACCGTGTGTGGAAGGAGCTGGACGAGGAGATCGGCCGGGAGAACCTGCGGTTTCCGAAGGAGCTCATCCTGCTCGGCGGAGCGCCCGGCTCGGGGAAAGGCACCAACACCGCCTTCATCTGCGAGGTGCGCGGAATTTCCTCCCCGCCCATCGTCATCAGCCAGTTGTTGGATTCTCCGGACGCGCGGAAGATCAAGGCAAACGGCGGCATGGTCGGGGACGAGGAGGTGCTGCGCCTCCTCCTGCGCGAGCTGCTCAAACCGGAGTTCCGGGACAGCGCGGTGCTCGACGGCTTCCCCCGGACGACCGTGCAGGTGGAGTGCCTGAAAATGTTCTATGACCAGATGATCTCGCTGCGCCGTGAGTTCTCAAACACCGGCCAGGCGCATTTCTTCCGCCAGCCGACCTTCCACATCATCCTGCTCTTCGTGGATGAGTCGGAAAGCATCGCCCGCCAGCTCAAGCGCGGACGCGAGGCGCAGGCGCACAACGCGGAAGTCCGCCAGTCCGGCGTGGGAGAGCTGGAGGAGGAGCGGGCCACCGACTTCGATCCCGCGCTCGCGCGCAACCGCTACCGCACGTTCAAGGAGAAGACCTACGGCGCGCTCGTTTCGCTGAAGCAGATCTTCCACTATCATTTCATCAACGCGCAGGCCCCCATCGAGATCGTCCAGCGCAACATCATCAACGAGCTCGAATACCAAAGCTCGCTGGAACTCGATCCGCGCACCTTCGACACGATGCGCCACATCCCGCTGGCCGACGAGATCGTGCTCAACGCCCGCCAGGAACTTGTCAACCGGCTCGATGGTTACCAGGTCGAGCACCCGGAGCTGATGCAGGCGGTCGTCGATTTCATCCAGGGAAAGATGATGCCCGTCATCAAGCGCTACGCCATCAGCGGACGCACGATGATCAACACCGAGGAGCCGTTGTTCACCGATCCCGTCGCCATCGCCATTCTCATCGACATCTTCTCGGAGCGGGGCTTCCGGGCAAGCGTGGACATCCACATCCAGGACATCCCCGAACGCTTCGACCTGGAAACCGGCCTCATCGAGACCCGGTCCAAGCGTGTCTACCGCATACTGGTCCTGTTCAACGGCTCGAAGATCCGCAGGGGCTGA
- a CDS encoding TetR/AcrR family transcriptional regulator produces the protein MSSSSPPAGSAAEKLLDAAIVVFSRSGIGSATTREIAKEAGVNEVTLFRNFQNKQGLLSAVLERAFLPSAEQRSVPGKTVGTGAGLEEVLMEFAAVDFERKQRNIALMRVLLGEVHCLGDQETEVLRRIFKPWKEELASRLREAQELGLVRAEVNPVIIVDQLVAMLFIGALRAETMKCLEYDAPTYLKSCVGTILHAIQAPKAARKRKKP, from the coding sequence ATGAGTTCTTCCTCCCCGCCCGCCGGATCCGCCGCCGAGAAACTCCTCGACGCCGCCATCGTGGTTTTTTCCCGCTCCGGCATCGGCAGCGCGACGACGCGCGAGATCGCGAAGGAGGCGGGGGTGAACGAGGTGACCTTGTTCCGGAATTTCCAGAACAAGCAGGGACTTCTCTCGGCGGTGCTCGAGCGGGCGTTCCTGCCATCCGCGGAACAGCGGTCGGTCCCCGGAAAAACCGTGGGCACCGGTGCGGGTCTGGAGGAGGTGCTGATGGAGTTCGCGGCGGTGGATTTCGAGAGGAAGCAGCGGAACATCGCGCTGATGCGGGTGCTGCTCGGCGAGGTGCATTGCCTGGGTGATCAGGAAACGGAGGTGCTGCGGCGGATTTTCAAGCCGTGGAAAGAGGAACTCGCCTCCCGCCTGCGGGAGGCGCAGGAACTCGGCCTGGTGCGTGCGGAGGTGAATCCGGTGATCATCGTGGATCAACTGGTGGCCATGCTATTCATCGGCGCGCTGCGGGCGGAGACGATGAAGTGCCTCGAATATGACGCGCCGACCTATCTGAAATCGTGCGTCGGAACGATCCTCCACGCCATTCAAGCACCGAAGGCCGCAAGGAAAAGGAAGAAGCCATGA